In Parageobacillus sp. KH3-4, the genomic window TCTCCTTTGGCGGTGAAAAAAAAAGCAGTGAGGACAACGAGGGGGGAAAGACAGCTACGAACGTGCAGCTGCCAATGTTTTTAATATAATGGAGCAGCCGTGTTTCGCAGTGCGAATGCGAATCGCATCACGCTGGCCGGATAATGCGAGGGCGTAGACGTCTGTTTTATTTTCAGAGGTGGAAATACCAATATATACGGTACCGACTGGTTTCCCTTCAAGCGGGTCCGGTCCTGCCACGCCTGTAAAACTAATGCCAATATCCGCATGGCAAAGCGTGCGGACATTTTCCGCCAACAGCTTTGCGCAGCGTTCGCTTACCGCTCCGTCGGTTGCCAACACAGAAGCGGGAACGCGAAGAACTTTCTCCTTTACTTCATTGGCATAGCAGACGACCCCGCCGCGAACCACTTGGGAAGCGCCGGGAATGGCCGTTAATTCCGTTAAGAAAAGCCCGCCAGTGAGGCTTTCGGCAGCCGCGATCGTTTTCTTTTTTTCCTTCAACATCTTCACGGCATTTTTAAACAGCGTTTCATCGTTGTAGCCATAAAAATAGCGGCCGACGCGCGCTAAAATCGCTTGTTCGGTTTTATCAAGAAGCTTTTTGGCTTCGATTTCAGAATGGTGTTTCGCTGTCAAGCGCAGCGTTACTTCCCCATCGCCGGCAAGAGGGGCAATCGTCGGATTTGACTGTTGCTCAATAAGATCTTCGATTTCCGTTTCAAGCTGCGATTCACCGATTCCGAAAAAGCGTAGCACACGCGATTCAATGCGCTCATGGCGGTCAAGCTTCTCCATTAAGAACGGGCGGCCGTATTTGATGAACATCGGCTGCATTTCCTTTGGCGGACCAGGGAGAAGCATGTACGTAATCGAATCGATCGTCATTGCCATTCCAGGCGCCATTCCGTGTTCGTTTCTCAATACAGTGGAGCCTTGCAATACAAGCGCCTGCTTTTTATTGTTTTCTGTCATCGTTCGGCCTGTGCGGGCAAAATACGCTTCGATGGAATGAAGCGCTTCCTTGTCAATGACAAGCTCTCGCCCCAATAGGCGGGCAATCGTCTCTTTTGTTAAATCATCTTTCGTTGGACCAAGTCCGCCTGTGAAAATAATTAAATTCGCCCGTGTTTGTGCCACTTTTACCGCTTTTTCCAGACGGGCAGCATTGTCGCCTACAACAGTATGAAAATATACGTTAATGCCAAGTTCGGCGAGCTGGGCAGATAAAAACTGCGCATTCGTGTTAGCGATCTGCCCAAGCAACAATTCGGAGCCAACAGCGATAATTTCCGCGTTCAATGAAAGCGCCCCCTTTGTTTGGGTCAAATCTTAAATTTGGAATCTAACAAGCTTGGACCATCAAAAAACTAAATCTTTATACAATCTTTTGTTTGGCTGTGCGCGTATTTCCGCTATTTTGAATGCAAGAAAACATGTTTATTTTTGGCGAAATAATCCCAACCAGACCAAATCGTAAACACAACTGCCACCCAAAGTGCTAAATCAGCAAACGGAAATGAAATAAAAGAAAAAGGAAAATTATGCAACAGAAGAGCGGAAATCGCGACAATTTGCGTCCAAGTTTTAATTTTGCCAAGCATGTTGGCAGCCATCACTTCCCCTTCGCCGGCAAGCACAAGCCGAAGCCCCGTAACGGCAAACTCACGGCTGATGATGACAATCGCCATCCATGAAGGCGCGTAATGAAGCTCAACAAGCACAATGAGCGCCGCAGAGACAAGCAGCTTATCAGCGAGCGGGTCCAAAAACTTTCCTAAATTAGTCACAAGCTGATATTTCCGGGCATAATATCCGTCAATCCAATCGGTTGTCGAAGCGATGATGAAAATAAGCGCGCCGATAAGGTGGGCGATTGGCAGCGTTTCTGTTCCAATTCTCACGCTGCCCCACCCAAACGGGACCAACATCACTATTAAAAATAACGGTATTAGCATAATTCGTGCCACTGTTATTTTATTAGGCAAATTCACTGTGAATACCTCCGCTGCTAAACATGTAAAAGCATCATCTCATAAAAGACGATGTTACGATTTTTTAAAGACAAATTTCAGTTTTTGATATACTTCGTCTTTCGGGTCGATTGGATAAGCGAAAGGTTGTCCATTTACTTTTATATCGACATCGAGCGTTCTGCCGATTTTGACAAACACTTCCGTCTCCGCCGATAAATCGAACGTTTGCGTTTGCCCGTTCGCTAAATTTCCTTGGAAAAAGGAATGACCTTTTGTATTATACACTGCTACCCACGAGGTGCCTTTCGACGTCAATTCAATGACAAATTTATCCGTATTCGTCAATTCGATCGTCGATAAATTTCCGCTTTTTTCTACAACTGTAAGCGTAGAATCCGAAGAAGGAGATTCTTTCGTTTCTTGTTGTTTTTTCTTATTTTCTTGTTTTTTCTCTTTTTCTTCCTTCGCAGCCTTTTCAAGCGGAGAGTTTTTCGGGCGTTCCACTTCTGTCGTCGTATCTCCCACAATCTGACTGCCCGATTTATTTCCTGCGTCATGTTGCTGCAAAAGCAACCAAATCACGATTGCGATGCCGACGATCACCGCGGCAATAAGCAATTTTGGCAGCAAATCCACCCATTTCGAACCTCTCGGTGAAATTTGTTGCCGCGTTTTTACTCGCGATAATTGTTGCGGAATTTCTTCTTGATACGATTGCGGAATATCTTGCTTATACTCTTCAAATATTTCTTCCGGATCAAGTCCGACTGCCTCGGCATATTGTTTAATGAACGCTCGAACATAAAAATTTCCCGGCATAATCGCATAGTTTCCTTCTTCAATGCCGATTAAATAGCGCTTCTGAATTTTCGTCATCTCTTGCAACTCGTCCAAACTAATGTTTTTCGCTTCTCTTGCTTCCTTTAAACGTTTACCTAGTTCCGTCAACGACAAACACCTTCCACTTCTTTTTCTTTATTAAAAGTCAAAATCAGAAAATCCATCGTTACCAAACAGTGACGGCTGTTCAATGATATCGTACGTAATTTCCTCATTTGGATCATTGCGCAATTCAATAATATAATGAAAATCATCAAGAGTGTACTCGGTATGGCGGATAAAAATATCCGGATGCTCCACCACCTTTGTCGCCTCAAGGCGCATCAGCTCCCGAATAAGCTGCCAATGCCTTTCGTTCGCCCGCCGAGTAGACACGATACCGTCAATAATGAAAATATTATCTTCGCTATATTCGTCTTCAATCAGCTGGCTGCGCACCGTTTGCTTAATCAGCGTTGATGATACAAAAAGCCAACGTTTATTCGCGCAAACACTTGCCGCAACGATCGATTCCGTTTTGCCGACGCGCGGCATTCCGCGAATGCCAATCAGCTTATGGCCTTTTTCTTTAAAAATCTCCGCCATAAAATCAACTAGCAGCCCAAGTTCATCGCGTACGAAGCGAAACGTTTTTTTATCGTCGGCGTCGCGCTGGATATAGCGGCCGTGACGGACAGCAAGGCGATCGAGCAGCTTCGGCTGCCGCAACTTTGTCACTGTAATATTATCCATTGTTTGCAAAATGGTAGACAATCGTTCGATCTGTTCGTTATTATCACAAAGAAGAAGCATGCCACGCCGCGAACCATGGACGCCGTTAATCGTAACAATATTAATAGACAACATTCCTAATAATGAAGCAACATCGCCTAACAAACCCGGACGGTTAATATGTATTTCATATTCCAAATACCACTCCTGCTTCCCCATCCCGTCTCTCCTCCCACATCACAAAATGCCCGCACAAACTCCTATGATAAGTTCATACTACTATAATATCGAATGGGAAAGCAACAGAAAAGGGATTAGAATGAAAAAAGAGGGGAAATCTCCCCTCTTTACACGTTATTTATTTTTGTTGCACTAATTTGATCATCATGTTTGCAATAGCGTGCTGCTCTTGTTCGTCGGCAACGCTCCAGAGGTCAGCAAGCAACCGTTCTTCTGAGTTTTTTGGATCTACTTGTTTTGCTAAATAATCACCGATTTGATAAGCGACGTCTGCGATCACTTGTTGGCTTAATCCTTGCTGCTGTGCTTGTTGAAGGCGGTCTGCCAGGAAGTCTTTCCATTGTTCGAAGTTGTCCAATACAGACATACGTATAACCTCCTTGATTTTCGTTTCAAGGATAGTTTGTCTGCTTTTTGTTAAAAATATACTTAACAGTACCAACCGCCATTGACGGAAATAATTTGTCCCGTTATGTATGAAGCAGCGTCAGAGAGCAGAAATGCCACCGTTTTCGCCACCTCATCCGGCGTGCCGATGCGCCCGATCGGAATATCGTCAGCAATCGAGCGCAATTCTTCCTCGCTGAACCGGCGCAACATATCGGTATCAATCGCCCCCGGAGCAACGGCATTCACGCGGATGCCGCTGGGCGCTAATTCTTTTGCAAGCGCCTTAACAAACGCGTTTTGCCCGCCTTTGACCATGGAATAGACGACTTCGCAGGAAGCGCCTGTTAAGCCCCAAATCGACGAAATAACAACGATATTTCCCCGCTTGTTTGCAATCATCTGTGGCAACAGCTTTTTCGTCAACAAAATCGGGCTTGTCACATGAAGCTGAACCATTCTTCGCACCAACTCATCGCTCATATCCGTAATGAGACCGTAATAGCTGTCTCCGCTGTTATGAATAATGACATCGATAGGACGATTGATTTGCGAAAGCAGCGTGTCTACGCCATTTTCCTGCGAAAGATCAGCTTGAACAGGAATGACGTGAACGTTGGCCAGTTCGTTTTTCAGCTTTTCTACTTGCTCGCGGCGGCGGTGATAATGCAGCAAAAGACCGTAGCCGTCAGAAGCGAGCTGGCGGGCGATGCTTGTCCCAATTCCCCCGCTTGCTCCGGTAATAAGCGCGTATTTCATGACAATCCCCCTAAAAAAGCATCCTCCATAAGAAGGATGCTACTTTCTTTCTTTTGGAACGACTTGGCATACCGCTATTTGCGATTCGCGGAAACATTGTTTGGCGATTTGATCCATCTGTTCGATCGTTAATGACTGTAACACTGGAATGATATCAAACAAGCTTACTTCGTTAAACGCGTATCGCGTAAACTGGTTGGCAATATATTCCGGAGAGTTTAGCGAACGCAAAAACGCACCGATTTTTTTCTTTTTCACCCGCTCTAATTGCGCGTCTGTTACGGAATCACCCGAGAAAGACAGCAAGATTTGTTTAATTTCTTCGCTAAGCCGGTCTGGATCGCTCGTATCCCCGCCGACCATCGCAAAGCCAAACTCCCGCTCTTCCGTGTAATCGTACATAAACGTTTCATCAATTAGCCCAAGCTCATACAGCCGCTCATAATGCGGCGAGCTTTTCCCGAATAAATAATCTAACAAAACATTGAACGCCAACTCGTGAATCAATTTTTCTTTACCGGCCGGATGAACAATTGGGGCCTTAATTCCGACGATGCATTTGCTCGTTTGCACATGCATCGGAATGACTTTCTTTTCTTCCGCTTTCTCTTTCGGTTCATCGTACACAAAGCGCTGAATCTCGCCAGCTTTTGGAAACGATTTTTTTGCCTGGTTATCGCGAACTTGCTGCATGATTTTTTGTTCATCGACCGGCCCGACGATAAACAACAGCATATTGCTCGGATGGTAAAACGTTTCGTAACATTCGTATAACAATTCTTTCGTAATATGGGAAATGGATTCAACCGTGCCGGCAATATCAATTTTCACCGGATGGTTTTGATACATGCTTTCAATGGCGCCAAAATAAACGCGCCAGTCCGGATTGTCGTCGTACATGCGAATTTCTTGGCCGATGATTCCTTTTTCTTTTTCTACCGTTTGCTCAGAAAAATATGGGCTTTGCACAAAATCGATGAGCGTTTCTAAATTTTTTTCTACATTTGTCGTGCTTGAAAACAAATAGGCCGTACGCGTAAACGAAGTGAAGGCGTTTGCCGAGGCTCCTTGTTTGCTGAACTGTTGGAACACATCGCCATCTTCTTTTTCGAACAGTTTATGCTCTAAAAAGTGAGCGATTCCGTCCGGCACCCGCTTCATCTCCGTCTTCCCGAGCGGAACAAATTGATTGTCAACCGACCCATATTTTGCCGTAAACGTTGCATACGTTTTGTTAAACCCTTTTTTTGGTAAAATGTACACATCTAAACCGTTTTCCATTTTTTCATAAAACAGCTGTTCTTGCAGCTGCTCATAGACGATTTTCTCCATCGCTATTCCGTTCCCTCCATTCCGGTCAGGAAGTAAATCGTATCAAGTTCGACTTTGCCAGCAACGCGCACGATTTCCTCCCGCGATACACTGTCTGTGCCTGATAGCCATTCTTCAATCGACCGTTCCCGCTTCGCGACAACGTTATGGTAAAGCACTTCCACTAATCCGCGCGGCGTATCGATCGTTTCTAACAATTGGTTGCGGATCACTGCTTTCGTCTGCGCGATTTCTTCATCGGTAATATCGCCGTTTTTCATCGCTTCCATTTGCTTTTCAATAATTTGCAGCGCCTTTTGATAATTCGCTGGTTCGATGCCGGATGTGACCATCAATAACCCTTTATGGCTTTCCAAACGTGAGGCGGCATAATACGCCAAGCTTGCTTTTTCGCGGACATTCATAAACAGTTTAGAATGAGAAAAACCGCCAAAAATGCCGTTAAACATTTGCAGCGCGTAATAATCGTCGTCGTCGTATGTGATGTTCGTCCGGTAGCCAATGTTCAATTTTCCTTGTTTAATATCTTGCTTTTCGATCACTTCGTTTACTTTATCCCGCGTTTTGCTTAAAACCATTTCTCCCATAGATGAGCGAACCGTACGGTTTGGCAGCGAAAAATGCGAGGCAACTGCTTCCAATACAGTTTCTTCTTGTACGTCTCCGATAACGTATAAATCGATTTCGTCTTCTTGCAGCGCTTTTTTATAATATTGAAAAAGCTCCTCCGCCGTAATGCGGTCCACATCGTCTAGTTCGCCGTTAGCATTCAGGGCGTACGGCTCTCCTTTGCACATTTCTTGAATAAGCCGCAAGCTTGCATACCGCATTTTATCGTCATATACTGCTTGAATGCGCTGCTTAAGCGCTCGCTTTTCTTGCTCCACAATGCGGTCGACAAACCGGCCGTCTTGTAGGGCGGGGCGAAGAATAATATCGCTTAACAGCTTGAGAGCATTGCGAAGAAGCGGCATTTTCTCTTGCAAAAACACTTCATTTGCCACGTCGATGCGAATCGTAATAATATGGCTTTCGCCTTTTTTGGATAAATCAACATTTAACGTCGCTCCATACAGTTCATCTAAATATGTGCGCAGCTGCTTCGCGCTTGGATGCTCGGCGGTGCCGCTTTGCAGCACATACGGCAAAAGGGCGCGCAACGTCACCGTTTCGTTTGCCAGCGGCGCTTTCATTTTCCATACGAGCGTATTGGTTTTATATTTATTTGTCGGAATCGTATGGACGTTTATATTCTCTATTGCCGTTATTTTTTCATTGACCAATCGAACTCCTCCTTTAACGTGAGCTTGCCGATATTTTATTGTTGTGTTCATCATATCAACAATATACCTTTTATAAAACGCAAAATGCAAATAAAAGCAAAAAAGAACTCGAACAAGCGTCGAGTTCTTTCCGCGGACTTTTACCGTTTTCCTTTAATGTAAGGCATGCCTGAAGCTTTCGGCGCTTCCGCACGGCCGATAAAGCCGGCAAGCGCCAAAATCGTCAGCACATATGGCGCGATCAACAAATAGACCGTCGGTACATTTTTTAAAAATGGAATCGTTTTTCCGACAATGCTTAAACTTTGCGCCAAGCCGAAAAACAACGCTGCTCCCATCGCACCGATCGGATGCCATTTTCCGAAAATCATCGCTGCGAGCGCCATAAAACCGTGCCCGGAAATCGTCGCATGGCTAAAATCACGGGAAATGATCGTCGCGTACACCGCGCCGCCGATTCCGCCTAACGCTCCGCTGATCATAACGGCGATGTAACGCATTTTCGTCACGTTGATTCCCATCGTATCCGCTGCCATCGGATGCTCGCCGACTGCGCGAAGCCGAAGGCCGAACGGCGTTTTGTAAATGACGTACCATGCGACGAACGCCAAAATAATCGCCAAATACGATGGAACGTACGTATTGGAGAAAAAGAGCGGCCCAATCACGGGAATATCGCTTAATACAGGGATGTCAATTTTATCAAATCCAATTTGAATTTGGTCGGTCTGTCCTTTTCCGTACATTTTTTTGACTAAAAAGAGCGATAATCCAAGCGCTAAAAAGTTAATCGCCACACCGCTGACGACTTGATCGGCGCGAAACGAAATGGATGCAACGGCGTGGAGCAGCGAAAAAATGGTGCCGACGATCATCGCAGCGAGCAAAGCGAGCCATGGGGTGAGCGCCCCGAACGTGTCGGCAAACGTCAAATTGAAAACGATGCTAACAAACGCTCCGATGATCATTAATCCTTCCAGACCGATGTTCACAACGCCGGATCGTTCGCTAAATACGCCACCAAGCGCCGTAAAAATAAGGGGAGCAGCAAAGAAAATGGCAGATGGAATAATCACTTGCAATACTTCATAGACGCTCACTTATTCCGCCCCCTTTTTCAAACGAGATAATAATAAGCGAATAACATAGCTTGACGCGACAAAGAAAATAATGAGCGCAATAATAATATCGACTAGTTCTGTCGGCACACCCGCGCTTGATGGCATCTCTAACGCCCCAACTTTCAACGCGCCGAACAATAGCGCCGATAGCAATATCCCAAATGCGTTATTTCCGCCAATCAGCGCAACGGCGATGCCATCAAATCCTATACCAGTAAAACCAGCTTTCACAGAAATATTTCCGAAAGTG contains:
- a CDS encoding competence/damage-inducible protein A yields the protein MNAEIIAVGSELLLGQIANTNAQFLSAQLAELGINVYFHTVVGDNAARLEKAVKVAQTRANLIIFTGGLGPTKDDLTKETIARLLGRELVIDKEALHSIEAYFARTGRTMTENNKKQALVLQGSTVLRNEHGMAPGMAMTIDSITYMLLPGPPKEMQPMFIKYGRPFLMEKLDRHERIESRVLRFFGIGESQLETEIEDLIEQQSNPTIAPLAGDGEVTLRLTAKHHSEIEAKKLLDKTEQAILARVGRYFYGYNDETLFKNAVKMLKEKKKTIAAAESLTGGLFLTELTAIPGASQVVRGGVVCYANEVKEKVLRVPASVLATDGAVSERCAKLLAENVRTLCHADIGISFTGVAGPDPLEGKPVGTVYIGISTSENKTDVYALALSGQRDAIRIRTAKHGCSIILKTLAAARS
- the pgsA gene encoding CDP-diacylglycerol--glycerol-3-phosphate 3-phosphatidyltransferase, yielding MNLPNKITVARIMLIPLFLIVMLVPFGWGSVRIGTETLPIAHLIGALIFIIASTTDWIDGYYARKYQLVTNLGKFLDPLADKLLVSAALIVLVELHYAPSWMAIVIISREFAVTGLRLVLAGEGEVMAANMLGKIKTWTQIVAISALLLHNFPFSFISFPFADLALWVAVVFTIWSGWDYFAKNKHVFLHSK
- a CDS encoding pitrilysin family protein; the protein is MEKIVYEQLQEQLFYEKMENGLDVYILPKKGFNKTYATFTAKYGSVDNQFVPLGKTEMKRVPDGIAHFLEHKLFEKEDGDVFQQFSKQGASANAFTSFTRTAYLFSSTTNVEKNLETLIDFVQSPYFSEQTVEKEKGIIGQEIRMYDDNPDWRVYFGAIESMYQNHPVKIDIAGTVESISHITKELLYECYETFYHPSNMLLFIVGPVDEQKIMQQVRDNQAKKSFPKAGEIQRFVYDEPKEKAEEKKVIPMHVQTSKCIVGIKAPIVHPAGKEKLIHELAFNVLLDYLFGKSSPHYERLYELGLIDETFMYDYTEEREFGFAMVGGDTSDPDRLSEEIKQILLSFSGDSVTDAQLERVKKKKIGAFLRSLNSPEYIANQFTRYAFNEVSLFDIIPVLQSLTIEQMDQIAKQCFRESQIAVCQVVPKERK
- a CDS encoding SDR family oxidoreductase, with translation MKYALITGASGGIGTSIARQLASDGYGLLLHYHRRREQVEKLKNELANVHVIPVQADLSQENGVDTLLSQINRPIDVIIHNSGDSYYGLITDMSDELVRRMVQLHVTSPILLTKKLLPQMIANKRGNIVVISSIWGLTGASCEVVYSMVKGGQNAFVKALAKELAPSGIRVNAVAPGAIDTDMLRRFSEEELRSIADDIPIGRIGTPDEVAKTVAFLLSDAASYITGQIISVNGGWYC
- a CDS encoding DUF3243 domain-containing protein, giving the protein MSVLDNFEQWKDFLADRLQQAQQQGLSQQVIADVAYQIGDYLAKQVDPKNSEERLLADLWSVADEQEQHAIANMMIKLVQQK
- a CDS encoding ABC transporter permease, whose amino-acid sequence is MSVYEVLQVIIPSAIFFAAPLIFTALGGVFSERSGVVNIGLEGLMIIGAFVSIVFNLTFADTFGALTPWLALLAAMIVGTIFSLLHAVASISFRADQVVSGVAINFLALGLSLFLVKKMYGKGQTDQIQIGFDKIDIPVLSDIPVIGPLFFSNTYVPSYLAIILAFVAWYVIYKTPFGLRLRAVGEHPMAADTMGINVTKMRYIAVMISGALGGIGGAVYATIISRDFSHATISGHGFMALAAMIFGKWHPIGAMGAALFFGLAQSLSIVGKTIPFLKNVPTVYLLIAPYVLTILALAGFIGRAEAPKASGMPYIKGKR
- a CDS encoding helix-turn-helix domain-containing protein, with protein sequence MTELGKRLKEAREAKNISLDELQEMTKIQKRYLIGIEEGNYAIMPGNFYVRAFIKQYAEAVGLDPEEIFEEYKQDIPQSYQEEIPQQLSRVKTRQQISPRGSKWVDLLPKLLIAAVIVGIAIVIWLLLQQHDAGNKSGSQIVGDTTTEVERPKNSPLEKAAKEEKEKKQENKKKQQETKESPSSDSTLTVVEKSGNLSTIELTNTDKFVIELTSKGTSWVAVYNTKGHSFFQGNLANGQTQTFDLSAETEVFVKIGRTLDVDIKVNGQPFAYPIDPKDEVYQKLKFVFKKS
- a CDS encoding pitrilysin family protein, translated to MVNEKITAIENINVHTIPTNKYKTNTLVWKMKAPLANETVTLRALLPYVLQSGTAEHPSAKQLRTYLDELYGATLNVDLSKKGESHIITIRIDVANEVFLQEKMPLLRNALKLLSDIILRPALQDGRFVDRIVEQEKRALKQRIQAVYDDKMRYASLRLIQEMCKGEPYALNANGELDDVDRITAEELFQYYKKALQEDEIDLYVIGDVQEETVLEAVASHFSLPNRTVRSSMGEMVLSKTRDKVNEVIEKQDIKQGKLNIGYRTNITYDDDDYYALQMFNGIFGGFSHSKLFMNVREKASLAYYAASRLESHKGLLMVTSGIEPANYQKALQIIEKQMEAMKNGDITDEEIAQTKAVIRNQLLETIDTPRGLVEVLYHNVVAKRERSIEEWLSGTDSVSREEIVRVAGKVELDTIYFLTGMEGTE
- a CDS encoding DUF3388 domain-containing protein, which translates into the protein MGKQEWYLEYEIHINRPGLLGDVASLLGMLSINIVTINGVHGSRRGMLLLCDNNEQIERLSTILQTMDNITVTKLRQPKLLDRLAVRHGRYIQRDADDKKTFRFVRDELGLLVDFMAEIFKEKGHKLIGIRGMPRVGKTESIVAASVCANKRWLFVSSTLIKQTVRSQLIEDEYSEDNIFIIDGIVSTRRANERHWQLIRELMRLEATKVVEHPDIFIRHTEYTLDDFHYIIELRNDPNEEITYDIIEQPSLFGNDGFSDFDF